In Candidatus Nomurabacteria bacterium, a genomic segment contains:
- the uppS gene encoding di-trans,poly-cis-decaprenylcistransferase — protein sequence MTQKVPQHIAIIPDGNRRWAKDNHLPSLEGHRRGADVTEEVCFAAIDQGVKVMTFWGFSSENWTRPKREVQYLLAMFAHLLTDRIDRFHEQGIQLRVSGRMDEFPNKLQKLLQAAIEKTAQNKRGIVQLCLNYGGRNEIVDAVKKIVKEKIPAEKIDQKTIAQYLYQPDLPSPDLILRTSGEQRSSGYLLWQAEYAEFFFLKKHWPAVTRRDIIRVIQDFQKRQRRFGS from the coding sequence ATGACGCAGAAAGTTCCCCAACATATCGCGATTATCCCTGACGGAAACCGACGCTGGGCAAAGGATAATCATTTGCCAAGCTTAGAAGGACACCGTCGTGGGGCTGACGTGACCGAAGAGGTTTGTTTTGCGGCAATTGACCAGGGCGTAAAAGTGATGACCTTCTGGGGCTTTTCATCGGAAAACTGGACACGCCCGAAACGTGAGGTTCAATATCTCTTGGCCATGTTTGCTCATCTATTAACTGATCGGATTGATCGCTTTCATGAGCAGGGTATCCAGCTCCGTGTGTCTGGTCGCATGGATGAATTTCCTAATAAGCTACAAAAACTACTTCAGGCAGCTATAGAGAAGACCGCTCAGAACAAACGAGGTATTGTGCAGCTTTGTTTGAATTATGGCGGGAGGAATGAGATTGTTGATGCAGTGAAAAAAATTGTAAAGGAGAAAATTCCTGCTGAAAAGATAGATCAAAAAACCATTGCCCAGTATTTATATCAGCCAGATTTACCGTCGCCGGACTTGATCCTAAGAACTTCGGGCGAGCAGCGCAGCTCAGGTTATCTCTTGTGGCAAGCAGAATACGCCGAATTTTTCTTTCTCAAGAAGCATTGGCCAGCCGTGACTCGACGTGATATTATTCGAGTGATCCAAGACTTTCAAAAGCGGCAACGTCGCTTCGGCTCATGA